The Persephonella hydrogeniphila genome has a window encoding:
- a CDS encoding phosphatidate cytidylyltransferase: MKDLLVRTVSGVVLAVTAVLGVLYLPVWMFKLLVAVLSGVGSWEVFSLLSKRFNGIKPILSGMTGFFLSAVLLFFNLYLAIFLIFLFSFYISHRVYRIDTLAAYIFGFSYAVFFISSIAILHEYNRFLVLVLFATVWAGDTMAYFVGKMVGKHKFAPRLSPKKTWEGALGGIAGSVVLGGVVAYYLEVKDAFIPVVLSAFLIQIGDLFESFIKRQVGQKDSSNLIPGHGGVLDRIDALIFGAVVFVIYYQLSNTL, translated from the coding sequence TATTTGCCTGTATGGATGTTCAAGCTTTTAGTTGCAGTGCTATCGGGAGTTGGAAGCTGGGAGGTCTTCAGTCTTTTAAGTAAAAGATTTAACGGGATAAAACCGATACTGTCTGGTATGACGGGCTTTTTTTTGTCTGCAGTACTGCTGTTTTTTAACCTGTATCTTGCAATATTTCTTATCTTTCTGTTCAGTTTTTATATCTCCCACAGAGTCTACAGAATAGATACACTTGCAGCTTATATTTTTGGTTTTTCTTATGCAGTCTTTTTTATATCATCTATCGCTATCCTCCATGAGTACAACAGATTTCTTGTCCTTGTTCTTTTTGCTACTGTGTGGGCAGGTGATACGATGGCGTATTTTGTAGGGAAGATGGTAGGAAAACACAAGTTTGCTCCGAGACTATCTCCGAAAAAAACGTGGGAAGGTGCTTTAGGAGGAATAGCAGGTTCTGTTGTTTTAGGGGGGGTTGTGGCGTACTATTTAGAGGTGAAAGATGCCTTTATTCCTGTGGTACTCTCTGCCTTTCTTATACAGATAGGAGACCTTTTTGAGAGTTTTATAAAAAGGCAGGTAGGTCAGAAGGATTCATCCAATCTTATACCGGGACATGGAGGTGTTTTAGACAGAATAGATGCCCTCATTTTTGGGGCTGTTGTATTTGTTATTTATTATCAGCTCAGTAATACTTTATGA